One Gimesia aquarii DNA segment encodes these proteins:
- a CDS encoding HEAT repeat domain-containing protein has protein sequence MRNKITHPFQLSPINVSIGLILCTLIILADPSRTKVSADLIKLKNGGEIRGKIVPFTKMGSKETRIMKTLSGGSISIDAEHIEFITNRPLVIEEYETKSKNIEDTVEAHLKLAEWCSQNHLRAQRNQEMEQIIRLNPDHAKARASLGYTKRNGEWTTRDEVMRGNGYIKYKGRYVSSAELELLEKNEADLEKERAWIKKIKLWLAWTNGNDLLRQQAGLREIQSISDPYAVAGLARLMGKHKSIAIRSLLVSTLTQITGDKPLRPLAELVLTDPNQAIRTAALQALTKRDATKAIAYFIQALKNKSNVIVQRAGSGLEAIGDQSVIPDLISALITKHTYRVRVPDATSTYSYNTNGTFGNSGVVLPPDIEAGLLAGRYPNGVIVLPSQQPKIRMRTVSVKYSHQNEAILLALQKISKQNFGYNERLWRLWWASTQNQTGIVPILQ, from the coding sequence ATGAGAAATAAGATCACACATCCATTTCAACTCTCGCCAATCAATGTCTCCATCGGTCTGATTTTATGCACATTGATCATTCTGGCAGATCCTTCACGAACCAAAGTGTCGGCAGATTTAATCAAGCTAAAAAATGGTGGTGAAATTCGAGGAAAAATTGTCCCCTTCACAAAAATGGGTTCAAAAGAAACTCGTATCATGAAAACTCTCTCGGGTGGCTCGATTAGTATCGATGCCGAGCACATTGAGTTTATCACGAATCGCCCCCTCGTCATCGAAGAATACGAAACAAAGTCTAAAAATATTGAAGACACAGTTGAAGCACACCTCAAACTAGCTGAGTGGTGTTCTCAAAACCATCTGCGTGCACAGCGAAATCAGGAAATGGAACAGATCATCCGTCTCAACCCTGATCATGCTAAAGCACGTGCCTCACTAGGATATACAAAACGGAATGGCGAATGGACAACCCGTGATGAGGTAATGCGGGGCAATGGTTATATCAAATACAAAGGACGCTATGTTTCCTCTGCTGAACTGGAATTACTGGAAAAAAATGAAGCCGATCTCGAAAAAGAACGCGCATGGATCAAGAAAATCAAGCTCTGGCTGGCTTGGACTAACGGTAATGATCTCTTAAGACAGCAAGCAGGTTTAAGAGAGATTCAAAGTATCTCAGACCCTTATGCTGTGGCTGGTCTGGCTCGGCTAATGGGAAAGCATAAGAGCATCGCCATTCGATCCCTGCTCGTTTCTACACTTACTCAGATCACAGGTGACAAACCATTACGTCCTCTGGCGGAATTAGTGCTTACTGATCCCAATCAGGCAATCCGAACAGCCGCACTGCAAGCGCTCACAAAACGAGACGCGACTAAAGCGATCGCTTATTTCATTCAAGCTTTAAAAAATAAATCAAATGTCATCGTACAACGAGCTGGGAGTGGACTGGAAGCAATTGGTGATCAATCTGTGATCCCGGATCTGATTTCTGCATTGATCACCAAGCATACGTATCGAGTTAGGGTTCCCGATGCGACTTCGACTTACAGTTACAATACGAATGGTACATTTGGAAATTCTGGTGTCGTTCTGCCGCCTGATATTGAAGCAGGATTATTAGCGGGCCGTTATCCTAACGGCGTGATTGTATTGCCTTCACAACAACCAAAGATTCGCATGCGAACGGTATCTGTAAAATATTCTCACCAGAACGAAGCAATCCTGCTGGCACTGCAAAAGATTAGTAAACAAAATTTTGGCTACAATGAACGATTGTGGCGACTCTGGTGGGCATCGACTCAAAACCAAACGGGGATTGTTCCCATTCTTCAATAA
- a CDS encoding PQQ-binding-like beta-propeller repeat protein codes for MSGWKKLVSGFLTLVLMVSLTDCLQAQRLNESSVGISLLSNRQLVQYDLDRVWWGQATVDASRDRIVHLSLDEINLYALASSGIITAFNNETGKKLWATQLGRGDAITYPPVSNSKYVFITVGMKLYSINRLNGEIDWELQLPNSASTSPTVDEDSIYVGTLKGRMFAWDLKKLDELSSESKLPAWRDGAIRWTYQTGAAIRTPPVATNRTLIFASQDGSLYSVTLTERQLAFQFETDAPISANLAEFENSIFLASEDQNLYCLNIANGIVRWRIRTSFPLRKPVTVLDNEVYLSSNKNGLFQLSATSGQEKWWQPLGSTFVSMSPTRVYASDKLGNLLILSRNDGAVLSAVPLRKFQVKLMNERTDRIFCSSESGLIMCLKQSDLPFPIRFKHQDRYPILPEVTPETETTDPETTEAVNENANP; via the coding sequence ATGTCTGGTTGGAAGAAATTAGTTTCTGGTTTTCTGACGTTGGTTCTGATGGTTTCGTTGACTGATTGTCTTCAGGCACAAAGACTCAATGAATCCTCAGTGGGCATCTCTCTGCTTTCAAATCGGCAACTGGTTCAATACGATCTGGATCGTGTCTGGTGGGGGCAAGCCACAGTTGATGCGTCACGAGATCGAATTGTTCATTTGTCATTGGACGAAATCAATTTATACGCACTTGCGAGTTCTGGGATTATTACTGCGTTCAACAATGAAACAGGAAAAAAACTATGGGCAACACAACTGGGGAGAGGTGATGCAATTACTTATCCTCCTGTTTCAAATTCGAAGTATGTTTTTATTACCGTTGGAATGAAATTGTATTCAATCAACAGATTAAATGGTGAGATTGACTGGGAATTGCAACTTCCAAACTCGGCTTCGACCAGCCCTACCGTCGATGAAGATTCGATCTATGTCGGGACATTGAAGGGACGCATGTTTGCCTGGGATTTGAAAAAACTGGATGAGTTGAGTAGTGAATCCAAGTTACCTGCCTGGCGCGACGGTGCCATTCGCTGGACCTATCAGACAGGAGCAGCAATTAGAACACCTCCCGTTGCGACAAATCGTACATTGATTTTTGCCAGCCAGGACGGCTCACTCTATTCAGTGACTCTGACTGAGCGTCAATTGGCATTTCAGTTTGAGACAGACGCTCCCATCTCTGCAAACTTAGCCGAATTTGAGAATAGTATCTTTCTCGCTTCAGAAGACCAGAATTTGTACTGTCTGAATATAGCAAATGGGATAGTACGCTGGCGAATTCGTACTTCTTTTCCACTACGTAAACCAGTCACCGTTTTAGACAATGAAGTTTATCTTTCATCAAACAAGAATGGGCTTTTTCAGCTCTCGGCAACATCAGGTCAGGAAAAATGGTGGCAACCGTTGGGATCGACTTTTGTTTCCATGTCACCGACACGTGTTTATGCGTCTGATAAACTTGGAAATTTATTGATTCTTTCCCGTAATGATGGTGCCGTGCTTTCTGCTGTTCCCCTCAGAAAGTTCCAGGTGAAACTGATGAATGAACGGACAGATCGTATTTTCTGTTCTTCAGAGTCCGGTTTAATTATGTGTCTGAAACAGAGTGACCTTCCATTTCCGATCCGTTTCAAACACCAGGATCGCTATCCCATTCTGCCTGAAGTCACTCCCGAAACAGAGACAACCGATCCCGAGACGACTGAAGCTGTGAATGAAAATGCCAACCCGTAA
- the purH gene encoding bifunctional phosphoribosylaminoimidazolecarboxamide formyltransferase/IMP cyclohydrolase, with protein sequence MSNSHPRRALVSVSDKSDLDVFVKGLAELGFEFVSTGGTRRYLKEQGVNVIDISEYTGFPEIMNGRVKTLHPKVHGAILGRPDLDSDAEAIREFEIVPFELVICNLYPFEETIAKPDVSLSEAIEQIDIGGPSMVRSAAKNHAYIGIVTSQTQYHRVLEALQTGPLTPEFRLELSAAAFEMTACYDRAVANYMASVLPSEQDKDSRFASQMSLNLVRRDQLRYGENPHQSAAFYIEKTPPAASVALAEQLNGKELSYNNFLDLDAALQIASDFEKPAAVVIKHTNPCGCATADSLGEAFEKAYAGDPVSAFGSIMSFNRPIDRETAEKLCEPNRFIEAIIAPDYDPEAFELLTTKPKWKKNVRLMKCPLPESPACASLDYRRVSGGLLVQEKDELRDDTSDWKVVTKREPTAQEVNDLSFGWIVCRHVKSNAIVLAKDEMLLGAGAGQMSRLDSSYIAAYKAGERSQGAIVASDAFFPFRDGVDEAAKAGVTAIIQPGGSVRDEEVIEACNEHQIAMVFTGRRHFKH encoded by the coding sequence ATGAGTAATTCGCATCCGCGTCGTGCATTAGTGAGTGTCAGTGATAAATCAGACCTGGACGTTTTTGTCAAAGGTCTTGCTGAATTGGGATTTGAGTTTGTATCAACGGGGGGGACTCGCCGCTATTTGAAAGAGCAGGGGGTCAATGTAATTGATATTTCTGAATACACAGGCTTTCCCGAAATCATGAATGGACGCGTCAAGACACTCCACCCGAAAGTGCATGGTGCGATTCTAGGTAGGCCTGACTTAGACAGTGATGCCGAAGCCATCAGGGAATTTGAAATCGTTCCTTTTGAGTTAGTCATCTGCAATCTCTATCCTTTCGAAGAGACAATTGCCAAACCTGATGTCTCTTTATCAGAAGCAATCGAGCAAATTGATATTGGTGGCCCCAGTATGGTACGTTCTGCTGCGAAAAACCATGCTTACATTGGGATCGTCACGTCACAGACACAGTATCATCGAGTATTAGAAGCGTTACAGACAGGACCGTTGACTCCCGAGTTTCGGCTTGAGCTTTCCGCAGCCGCATTCGAAATGACCGCCTGTTACGATCGTGCGGTTGCCAATTATATGGCTTCAGTGCTGCCTTCAGAACAAGATAAAGATTCACGATTTGCCTCGCAAATGAGTCTCAATCTTGTACGTCGAGATCAATTACGTTATGGCGAAAATCCTCATCAAAGTGCCGCATTTTACATAGAGAAAACGCCTCCTGCGGCAAGTGTCGCGTTAGCTGAGCAGCTAAATGGAAAAGAACTCTCTTATAATAATTTTCTGGATCTGGATGCGGCTTTACAAATCGCAAGTGATTTTGAAAAACCAGCAGCGGTAGTAATTAAGCATACCAATCCCTGTGGTTGTGCAACCGCCGATTCGCTGGGAGAGGCGTTCGAAAAAGCGTATGCCGGTGATCCTGTCAGTGCCTTTGGTTCTATTATGAGTTTTAATCGCCCCATTGATCGAGAGACGGCAGAAAAATTATGTGAACCGAACCGATTCATAGAAGCAATTATTGCACCCGATTATGATCCAGAGGCATTTGAACTGCTGACTACTAAGCCTAAGTGGAAAAAAAATGTGCGGTTGATGAAATGTCCTTTGCCGGAATCGCCTGCTTGTGCCAGTCTTGATTATCGCAGGGTCTCGGGAGGTTTACTGGTCCAGGAGAAAGATGAATTGCGCGATGACACTTCAGACTGGAAAGTTGTCACAAAGCGCGAACCAACGGCTCAAGAAGTAAACGATTTGTCATTCGGCTGGATTGTGTGCCGACACGTAAAGTCAAATGCCATCGTCTTGGCGAAGGATGAAATGCTGCTCGGTGCTGGTGCAGGTCAGATGAGTCGTCTCGATTCATCTTATATTGCTGCTTACAAAGCTGGTGAGCGAAGCCAGGGGGCAATTGTAGCTTCTGATGCCTTTTTCCCGTTTCGCGACGGGGTGGATGAAGCGGCTAAAGCGGGTGTGACTGCCATCATTCAACCCGGTGGATCTGTACGGGATGAAGAAGTAATTGAAGCCTGTAATGAGCACCAGATTGCGATGGTCTTCACTGGTCGTCGACATTTTAAACATTAA
- a CDS encoding porin translates to MQKLNEITRKARLTGLLLSGLGLMAVSPAFGGDGNCAPACTPSQPNACCTKVYEEAGDKLAAELDRLTAECCAPKTCTDPNSCTDPNTCCGEEESSDDGDCCSGRLTRLFDDCDGCGNFLEDNGWSLSGWLEFGITFNGNRPQNDLNTPGVGFNQADSQFMLNQLYFVLEKDAAANEDCFGWGGRVDLLVGSDAADTAVFGGPNNTPNFDGTWSDNDIATANQIGLAMPQLYASFYAPVGNGLTVNVGHFYTVIGYEVVPAPDNFFYSHAYTMQYDEPFTHTGALASTDLSDNIALTGGITTGWDDFENQNNEWSFLGSVTWTSDSEDTSVAFAISSGSENDAFGGTSNLTVFSIVAQQKLTDNLNYVFQHDHMFYRNGDINDPGQDAEAYGINQYLFYEMSECAQAGIRAEWWRDHNGTQLGNPGTSYYEITAGLNYKLNSCIRVRPEIRWDWADGADPWTTSDGGTKDSQFTVGTDVILVF, encoded by the coding sequence ATGCAAAAACTGAATGAAATTACTAGAAAAGCCAGGCTGACTGGGCTCCTTTTAAGTGGGCTTGGTCTGATGGCAGTATCACCAGCATTTGGTGGTGATGGTAACTGTGCACCAGCTTGCACACCATCTCAGCCAAATGCTTGTTGCACGAAAGTGTATGAAGAAGCCGGTGATAAGCTTGCTGCTGAACTTGATCGTTTAACAGCAGAATGCTGTGCCCCCAAAACATGTACAGATCCGAATAGTTGCACAGACCCCAACACCTGCTGTGGCGAAGAAGAATCATCTGATGATGGTGATTGCTGCAGTGGTCGTCTGACTCGACTGTTTGATGACTGTGATGGTTGCGGAAACTTTCTGGAAGACAACGGCTGGAGTCTGAGTGGTTGGTTAGAATTCGGTATTACCTTCAATGGTAACCGACCTCAAAACGACTTGAACACACCCGGGGTTGGATTCAACCAGGCTGATAGCCAATTCATGTTGAACCAGCTCTACTTTGTCTTAGAAAAAGACGCCGCAGCCAACGAAGACTGCTTCGGTTGGGGTGGTCGCGTTGACCTGCTCGTCGGTTCTGATGCTGCTGATACCGCTGTATTCGGTGGACCTAACAATACTCCGAACTTCGATGGTACATGGTCTGACAACGATATTGCTACCGCGAACCAAATCGGACTGGCAATGCCACAGTTGTATGCATCATTCTATGCACCTGTTGGAAACGGTCTGACTGTAAACGTTGGTCACTTCTATACCGTGATTGGATACGAAGTCGTTCCCGCTCCCGATAACTTCTTCTACTCACATGCTTATACCATGCAGTATGATGAACCGTTTACTCACACCGGTGCCTTAGCCAGTACTGATTTGAGTGACAATATTGCTCTGACAGGTGGTATCACTACCGGTTGGGATGATTTTGAAAATCAAAACAACGAGTGGAGCTTCCTGGGTTCAGTAACCTGGACCAGTGACAGCGAAGATACTTCTGTTGCATTCGCAATCAGCTCAGGTAGTGAAAATGACGCATTTGGCGGAACATCAAACCTGACTGTCTTCAGCATTGTTGCTCAACAAAAACTGACTGATAATCTGAATTACGTGTTCCAACACGATCACATGTTCTACCGTAATGGGGACATCAACGATCCTGGTCAGGATGCGGAAGCTTATGGTATCAACCAGTACTTGTTCTATGAAATGAGTGAGTGTGCTCAAGCTGGTATCCGTGCTGAATGGTGGAGAGACCACAACGGTACTCAATTGGGTAATCCAGGAACAAGCTATTACGAAATTACCGCTGGTTTGAATTACAAGTTGAATTCCTGCATCCGCGTTCGTCCTGAAATTCGTTGGGACTGGGCAGATGGCGCTGATCCTTGGACCACTTCAGATGGGGGAACCAAAGACAGCCAGTTCACAGTTGGTACAGACGTCATTCTCGTCTTCTAA
- the ftsY gene encoding signal recognition particle-docking protein FtsY, which yields MGLFDRLKRGLQKTKEVMRTDVRDLFKAGEILDDQKIEEFEARLIKTDMGVAPASEICEEIRKKHGGRTVVLDDIEETVKEKLRSLLEGEGDTKWDIADPLSPLKKNPNGLTVILVAGVNGVGKTTSIAKLANLLLKQNKTVVLAAGDTFRAAAVEQLTMWANRLGCEIVTRPDGTDPASVAYSGCESALESGADYLIIDTAGRLQTHANLMEELEKIKRVISKKVPEAPHESLLVLDATTGQNGVSQAEHFTKAIECSGLILAKLDGTARGGVTVAIRQKMGIPVKYVGVGEQIDDLELFNSQGFVDALFE from the coding sequence ATGGGTCTGTTTGACCGCTTAAAACGTGGTTTACAAAAAACAAAAGAAGTCATGCGAACAGATGTTCGCGACTTATTTAAAGCAGGTGAGATCCTCGATGATCAGAAAATCGAAGAATTTGAAGCGCGCCTGATTAAAACAGATATGGGTGTGGCTCCCGCTTCTGAAATCTGCGAAGAAATTCGCAAAAAACATGGTGGCCGTACCGTCGTTCTGGATGACATCGAAGAAACGGTCAAAGAGAAGCTGAGATCATTGCTCGAAGGGGAGGGCGATACAAAATGGGATATCGCAGACCCCTTATCTCCGCTCAAGAAGAATCCGAATGGTTTGACCGTGATCCTGGTCGCGGGCGTGAATGGGGTCGGAAAAACGACATCGATCGCCAAACTGGCTAACTTACTGCTCAAACAGAACAAAACCGTCGTGTTAGCTGCCGGAGATACATTTCGAGCAGCCGCTGTAGAACAATTGACGATGTGGGCCAACCGCTTGGGCTGCGAAATTGTAACACGTCCCGATGGCACCGATCCTGCGAGTGTCGCGTATTCAGGCTGTGAAAGTGCATTAGAATCTGGAGCTGACTACTTGATTATTGATACTGCAGGTCGATTACAAACCCATGCGAATCTGATGGAAGAACTGGAAAAGATTAAACGCGTCATCAGTAAAAAGGTCCCCGAGGCACCACACGAAAGTCTGCTGGTTCTGGATGCGACCACTGGACAAAATGGAGTGAGTCAGGCAGAGCATTTTACGAAAGCAATTGAATGTTCCGGACTAATTTTAGCAAAATTAGATGGAACCGCGCGTGGTGGAGTGACCGTCGCGATTCGTCAGAAGATGGGTATACCCGTTAAGTATGTCGGTGTTGGCGAACAAATTGACGACTTGGAACTGTTTAACTCACAGGGGTTTGTAGACGCACTATTTGAATAG
- the rhaB gene encoding rhamnulokinase, translated as MPEQCFLGVDLGAESGRVLAGLLDGKQIRLEEIYRFSNGPVPVAGTRRWNVIGLWSSILKGLSLAAQKYGDQITSVGVDTWGVDYVLLSEKQELLGQPYHYRDSRTEGMLKLAISRVPQEDIFNETGLQFMELNTLYQLLAMQETDPDFLNQAETFLLIPDFFHWLLSGSQVVEFTNATTTQCLNPKTGDWARDLFSNLEIPTTMLPKVVPPGTKLGTLRDEVMQHTGLGKIDVIAPATHDTASAVAAIPTSHTGTADWAYISSGTWSLMGVEVNSAVLGQRAFELNFTNEGGVDGTYRLLKNIMGLWLVQECRRAYERRGKTLDYSELADAAATADAFRSLVDPDDPRFLSPDDMLDAIKNYCEETNQPVPETEGQFIRCALESLALKYRKVLGWLEELTGTPIEVIHIVGGGTKNKLLNQFTANSCQVPVITGPVEATGLGNVLVQARAAGSVSSLAEIREIVLNSTETNRYEPQESEIWNQAIQRFDDLLKSAP; from the coding sequence ATGCCAGAACAGTGTTTTTTGGGAGTTGATTTAGGTGCTGAAAGTGGCCGTGTGCTGGCAGGTTTGCTGGATGGAAAACAGATTCGCCTCGAAGAAATTTACCGATTCAGTAATGGACCGGTTCCGGTGGCGGGTACCCGTCGCTGGAATGTGATTGGCCTCTGGTCATCCATTTTGAAAGGATTATCACTTGCCGCACAAAAATATGGCGATCAAATTACTTCGGTCGGTGTCGATACTTGGGGAGTCGATTATGTCTTACTTTCCGAAAAACAGGAACTGCTGGGACAGCCTTATCACTATCGCGACTCCCGAACGGAAGGGATGCTGAAGCTGGCAATTTCACGCGTTCCACAGGAGGATATTTTTAATGAAACCGGCTTGCAGTTTATGGAGCTGAACACGCTCTATCAATTGTTGGCTATGCAAGAAACAGATCCCGACTTCTTAAATCAGGCGGAAACATTTCTTCTCATCCCAGACTTTTTTCATTGGCTCTTATCAGGTAGTCAAGTCGTTGAATTTACAAATGCCACAACCACGCAATGCTTGAATCCTAAAACGGGTGACTGGGCTAGGGATTTATTTAGTAATCTGGAAATTCCAACCACCATGTTACCCAAAGTTGTCCCTCCCGGAACAAAACTTGGAACACTTCGTGATGAAGTGATGCAACACACGGGTCTTGGTAAAATCGATGTCATTGCACCGGCTACGCATGATACCGCCTCAGCTGTTGCCGCAATTCCCACTTCCCATACCGGAACAGCAGACTGGGCTTATATCAGCTCCGGAACCTGGTCTTTAATGGGGGTTGAAGTTAATTCTGCCGTACTTGGTCAGCGTGCGTTTGAATTGAACTTTACTAACGAAGGCGGGGTCGACGGAACCTATCGATTATTAAAAAATATTATGGGTCTCTGGCTGGTTCAAGAATGCCGTCGCGCCTACGAACGCCGTGGAAAAACTCTGGACTACTCAGAACTGGCAGACGCCGCGGCAACAGCTGACGCTTTTCGATCTCTGGTCGATCCAGATGATCCAAGGTTTCTCAGTCCTGATGACATGCTGGATGCGATCAAAAATTATTGTGAAGAAACCAACCAACCAGTTCCGGAAACCGAAGGCCAGTTTATTCGCTGTGCTTTGGAAAGCCTTGCTTTGAAATATCGAAAAGTACTTGGTTGGCTCGAAGAACTGACGGGCACCCCTATCGAAGTCATTCACATCGTGGGAGGCGGCACGAAAAATAAACTGTTGAATCAATTCACAGCAAATTCCTGTCAGGTTCCGGTGATCACAGGCCCTGTGGAAGCCACAGGTTTGGGGAATGTATTGGTACAAGCCAGAGCTGCAGGTTCAGTGAGTTCGCTGGCTGAAATCCGTGAAATTGTCTTGAATTCTACTGAAACTAACAGATATGAACCACAAGAGAGTGAAATTTGGAATCAGGCAATTCAACGCTTTGACGATCTTTTAAAATCGGCTCCCTAA
- a CDS encoding TMEM43 family protein, producing MNQKSEETVENSFGTRFKIALKNLGIGIVFVIAGLFLLWHNETNNLEHEISIAQAESVLSENQETTPDKQENETTEDSHLSKATVLIWGFRLASWIILFLGLATLFKPLVVLVEKIPLLGNFVGRGITVFALLSSLSLSLILVSAVWMVARPVYGAVLLLLGVVPLLILYRSGKRGRLKHALKQT from the coding sequence ATGAACCAGAAATCTGAAGAAACTGTAGAAAATTCGTTCGGGACGCGATTTAAAATCGCCTTAAAAAATTTGGGTATCGGGATTGTATTTGTGATCGCGGGGCTATTTTTACTGTGGCATAACGAAACAAACAATCTAGAGCATGAGATCAGTATCGCTCAAGCGGAGTCTGTTCTCTCAGAAAATCAGGAAACGACACCAGACAAGCAAGAGAATGAAACAACAGAAGATTCTCATTTAAGTAAAGCAACAGTGTTAATCTGGGGCTTTCGGCTTGCCAGTTGGATCATACTATTCCTGGGCTTGGCGACTCTCTTTAAGCCTTTGGTCGTGCTTGTGGAAAAGATTCCTTTATTGGGTAACTTTGTAGGACGCGGGATTACTGTTTTTGCCTTACTCAGTTCTTTAAGTCTTTCGCTCATTCTCGTTTCTGCAGTCTGGATGGTGGCGCGACCGGTCTATGGGGCCGTTTTGCTTTTACTGGGAGTCGTCCCGCTCTTGATCCTGTATCGTTCTGGTAAGCGTGGTCGATTGAAACATGCGCTCAAACAAACCTGA
- a CDS encoding BBP7 family outer membrane beta-barrel protein: protein MVNPAYRLMLGMIVILSGIGLRSAQAQYNTGTPAQPGTMFTSAPYQPQYSPEQNYGTDPEYYQSMDQYASGYNRGSYYGAGDQSEMITRVLPVDRGWAYDHPADGFFKNIVSNSWMRVEYLLWKSPPGNQLVGAPITATSDPRQPFTAFDTSGGATLSTKVADLSTIGREGSNGIRGTFGIDFNNGSIETSFFGMDSDVSSVSYGAAELLGANFGQTNQITITTLLDGQINDIRRNFNQKYAIQYQSSAWGAQSNYVINTERLFFRTYYGAGGLQIRPLVGFRYLKIGEEMIIQGSFENLDATPPIPLFETTVNSATSNKLYVPQAGIRMEFVHPWFTISAEPKVGFGVNNYNGSVLTNQFLGATDPIHVTQISNTRFAPTFEFGVNARIHLSENFTFNVGYNFLWANHIARPGSTTFYNVSSSNLTDGVSLRAQDSLESYKLHGLVIGGEIRLP from the coding sequence ATGGTAAATCCGGCCTACCGATTGATGCTTGGGATGATAGTGATCCTGTCAGGGATAGGGCTTCGTTCTGCACAGGCGCAGTATAATACTGGAACGCCTGCTCAACCGGGAACAATGTTTACATCCGCTCCTTATCAGCCTCAGTATTCACCAGAGCAAAATTACGGAACAGATCCGGAATACTATCAGTCCATGGATCAATATGCTTCGGGTTATAATAGAGGCTCCTATTATGGAGCCGGTGATCAATCAGAAATGATTACTCGTGTATTACCCGTCGATCGTGGCTGGGCCTATGATCATCCAGCGGATGGCTTCTTTAAGAATATTGTTTCTAACAGTTGGATGCGAGTTGAATATTTGCTCTGGAAGTCACCTCCCGGAAATCAGTTAGTTGGTGCTCCAATTACTGCTACATCTGACCCAAGACAACCTTTTACAGCATTCGATACCTCTGGGGGAGCCACGCTTTCTACGAAGGTGGCTGATCTCAGTACAATTGGTCGAGAGGGCTCCAATGGAATCCGGGGGACTTTTGGAATTGATTTTAACAATGGGAGTATCGAGACATCGTTTTTTGGAATGGACTCGGATGTGAGTTCTGTTTCCTATGGGGCGGCAGAGCTATTAGGTGCCAACTTTGGTCAAACGAATCAGATTACGATTACCACTTTACTGGATGGTCAAATAAACGATATTCGACGAAATTTTAATCAAAAGTATGCGATTCAATATCAGTCTTCAGCTTGGGGCGCGCAAAGTAATTATGTGATTAATACAGAGCGTCTCTTTTTTAGAACCTATTATGGTGCTGGCGGTTTACAAATTCGTCCTCTAGTCGGATTTCGTTACTTAAAAATTGGAGAAGAGATGATCATTCAAGGGTCTTTCGAAAACCTGGATGCAACTCCTCCGATTCCACTATTTGAAACCACTGTCAATTCGGCAACAAGTAACAAACTATATGTGCCTCAAGCGGGAATTCGCATGGAATTCGTGCATCCCTGGTTTACTATTTCAGCAGAGCCAAAGGTTGGATTTGGTGTCAATAACTATAACGGAAGTGTGTTGACGAATCAATTTTTGGGCGCAACAGATCCGATTCATGTAACACAAATCTCAAATACAAGATTTGCACCCACATTTGAATTTGGTGTGAATGCTCGAATACATCTCAGTGAAAATTTCACATTCAATGTCGGTTATAACTTCCTGTGGGCGAATCACATTGCCAGGCCGGGATCAACGACTTTCTACAATGTTTCTTCATCTAACCTGACTGATGGTGTATCGTTACGAGCACAAGACAGTCTTGAGAGCTATAAACTACATGGTTTGGTCATTGGTGGCGAAATTCGCTTACCGTAA